In the genome of Acanthopagrus latus isolate v.2019 chromosome 17, fAcaLat1.1, whole genome shotgun sequence, the window CATTGTAATTGCCAATATTTCAAATGTATGGTAGttggggaaagaaaaacaaggaagaagctcattttttcttttatgactGCTGTCAATGGGTTGCTTTggattaaaaaggtgcaatatgtaagattcTGTTAAATCAACAATTATCaccaaaatgtgaataaataacacGTTTGACATCTATGACATCTATGTAGCGTGTTggagagatatctactgaagttagcatcaaGCTAGCCCCGGCCTGTCCTGGTGCAAGCAgcagctcctgtgctagcagtacAAACATCAACACTTGTCCAGTGCTGCGAGCTTCTGGTCCAAACAACtggctgcactgctaactgagctaactaactttttttttttttttttaagtatttttaacATGACATACTTTACAGCAACACACTTAAACTCACAAACGATTCAATTACAATAAAATGTCCCCTTTATTAATGTAAAGTCGGACTCTAGACTTAATCAGCTGTATCCCTTATCAGTAATACAGaatgatcaataaataaaattagaCATTTCAACAGTCAGGAATTGGCTGTATCACAGCAAGATTCTGTTGGAGTCTACAAggtgcagcagcaacagtagcAGCCATGCTGCTGCGTCTCATTTAGACACACCCTGAGGGCAGACCCATATCAGGCAAATCAGCcccactcagacacacactggcactggatctgtcacactgtcaccataaacacacatcatcatcgCCACCACAACCGACAGGACCAcagagggggaaggggagagcAGCATGGGGCTCTTGGCTGGATGGGTAATGTAATGATGCTGTGGGGCCCCTCAAGCAGATCTTATCAATCAAAACAGCCATGGCCCCCAAATCATGCGCGTATGTAGCGTCAGGGCGGCTGAAACGCTATTGGCTGAAACTGTGCTGATGTGTGGAGGAATCCTGTCACTTTCGGTGAGCGTTACTTCAGTGCATCCCTCGTGTTATCTCTGCGTTCAAACAGCACGAGGCTGCATCTCCTCCGGGTTATGTTTTGACACGGTTGCTTGACGCCTCAGCCAGTCAGTCCCCTGTGTTGACAGCGACATGGTCGTGACATCTTGgcatttcaaaaaataaacagaatgaataTTGAAGTGCATGTATTGTGTTCAGGCACACACCGTATAAAAGGCACCCTCAGGTCATTCATGGCATGAAGAGCTGCAAATTCTCCCTGTTCATCCCACCACTTGCCGGCCAGTGACTGGAACCTTCTCACCTCATCTGGGTCCACTGTGGTTTGGGAGACTGATCGCAAACTGTGCAtggcaaaacaaataaacaaacaaaaaaacaaaaacatatcagGACCAAACATGAGATTTGATACAGAGAGGTACACAACACTGGAAACGCTGCTGTATCTAATATGATGCACCCCAAATCATCCGATCTGTGCCATTTGTCAAATGGGttgagagagaaaatgcagaGCTCCTGATTAGCTATAAAccatttaagtcatttaaaactttatttggaCATTTGCTGTATTTTGACTCTTACATTTGATGATCTTCTTAATTTCATACTAccaattattacattattggggGTCTTGGTTTGttgtttccattttccatcgcaatttaattaaaggtgcaatatgtaaatactgaaataattacactcaaaacaaacagaaggcaGCATATCACTGCAAAAACCgccagctgcagctgactgtAGGTCTCCTTCGCtagttagctaagttagctgcGCAGCTAGCGGTGATGTTGTTTGTTAGTGTTGCTGTTTCAATTGCTAGTATAGGAGCTTTGGACCATGATGGGCTGAGGCTAGATGGTTAGCATGTTGACATAATACTGGATATCTATGCAACACATCGCAATGTCAAAACTGTGGTTCacactgttgatgatgtcagtgatATTAATGTTTCCTGCTAATATCCCTACACATTTGCGCCACGCCGCTTTTCCCGCACCTTTGTCACAATCAACTGAAAAGGTGCTCGACAGGTTAATTCCCGACAGGTTAATTCCCGACAGAAACTGCTGTCCCACTGCCAGCCCCTCTTAAGGCCAGTAGCCTTCATTTCGAAGACCCGCCCACAAAAGACATTTGTGACTTGGCAATTTCAGCAAGTGTTAGGTTACAAACTGTCCCGTTCACAGCTACTTCTACACATCCATGTGACCTTTTAACCCTCAGGTACACCCCCTTCACTGCTGTACCTGACGGAGCAGGGCACGGCGTGTTGCTGGGTCTTCAGACAGGCgctcctctgcagccacagtgtCCGCTGTTTACACACCGCAGTCCAGCTGAAGCCGCTCCGCGTCACGCCGCACACAGCGCTCCGTTTGCGGCTGTACAGCCCTAACATGAGGCGGCCGAACTTATTCGACAACATGCTGTCTGGACACAGTCGGGCGACAAGCTACGCTAAATTTGTTCACCGCATACTCAGTTTGACCGAGAGTGCTCCCGCATTCTCCACCCGGGTAGAAACACGACATACTTTGGTTCCTAGGAGTCAGACACCAGCTCGCTCCGACCAAGGACGTTACGGTCAATCGATtccgtcaaaaaaaaaaaacaacagcaattgGCTAAATACAGGAGGAAAAGATGTGTCGATTAAACTGTTCTATAAATTTCAAATGGACATTTAAATTATGGCTCCTGACgtaaaaaataaagttaggGTTATTGTCACCATACAGCTATTACTGCTTCAACTCGCTACAGGCTTTATCTAAAACTAGCTTTTCATACTGTACAGTAAACTCAGCCCTCTCAAAGGTTTACAACTGTCCCGTGAGAGCTCATATCACCTTTATTGGTTTTATGTGTCCATGtactctttttttaatgagaacCCCATTCAACTGCTTCAGcaactttaaaatcaaatctgcACTGCAGCAAATCAATTCAACAGAAAAACCCTTCAGCAGCACCACTATGAATGGGATGACATTCAAGCATGAAGCCTTTCTGACCTTGCGGGTTTTTCTTAACCATGCAGCCTTCAGTGTGATTGTGTGTCAACTTATAGTGTAACATCATGAATCCTAAtcatgtgttatgttttgccATTTCACATTGCAGTAAAAAGACATCGAGACAAGCCAAGGAACAAACAGTTTTATTGGACATCTTACAATAATGTTTGGGAGAAAAAGTGAGTCCTGTTACGCTTTAAAATGTTACAACTTGAGCCTATAGTGTCCACAGAGTCTTATTAAGCTTTGCATAATGATAGTGAAAACTCCTACCATTCAAAAAAGTCATGTTCTTCAGTCacactttaaaaataacaacatatgTACAAAGATGAGGAGAAATGTATGAGGAGGGGTTCACCTACACAACTGCCTCTATAATGAGACAAGCCTGTTCAACTCATGGAATTCAAAATGGTAAAGTGCACAGATCAGGAGGTTAACTGTGCTCCTCAGCGTCTGCTACGACGGGAGGGGGATGTCGACCTGAAAGAGAGGCGTGGACATCACATTAATACTGCACCAATCAAAAGTGCCCAGgcagacaacacaacacaatcatGCACAAATACCCCCTCCCACCAGACATACTGTTCTGAGtacaaaaaaactgcacatgATTTTCATAAAATCTAATGTTCAGAGGACTCGAGAAAAGCAAATCTACCCTGCAGTGTAAGGcaagacatttctgttttactAAAGCCTTATTCAAGTTTCCACATTTTAACAAGGTGCTACAAAACAGCCCTGCAGTCTACAGAGGCAACAAGGCAGAATACTGAGACTTCATTTCACTCTTTTTAGAAAGTCAGAAATGGCAAATTTGCAAATGATCAATAAAACCATCGTAACacattttaaccatttattgCATCAGACTTAAATTTACACAGTTAAGCAGATGTGACTGCATATGACAGAATTTTGCTCCTTAAACGTATTGATTAAAAAGGACTCCAGAGAAATCACAATGAGACATacaatgaaaacatacagtaggaataaaagagaaaaaaacgaATACTACCTTGATCGCGACTTAGACTTGTGTTTGCGGCTTGCCTTCTTACCAGACTTGTGAGATTTTTCCGTCGATCTTGAGCGACTACGTTTAGattttttagatttcttttcctTACTAACTTCAGGTGTAGGGGATCTACTTGAGTCAGAGTCTGAGCGTCTCCTGCTAGCTTTGGCGGAGCCCTTCTTGCTGGATTTACTATCCTGCCGTGAGTGCTTGTCACTCTGAGAGTCCGTGCATGAGTcactctctttccttttctttgatttgCCATTCTCCTCGGTGACTGCAGagcttcccttttctttttccctatCCTTCTCTTTGGCTTTTGGCTTGTCCTTCTTTctatccgtctctctctctctagccttatccttctttttcttctctttctcatgGCTATGActcctgtccctcctcctctctctgtctttgctggaggccttctgtttgtgtttgctgctaCGACTGTGACTGCTGTCTCTGCCATCCctgctccttttcctctccttttctttctctttttctctttctctgctatGACTGCGGCTGTCTCTGGCCCTGGCTCTgcccctgtctctctctctggatctGGACCTACTCCTGCGGCTCCTGTGCTCTCTGGAATCACTGCGGTCTTTCTTGTGACGGCCTGATCTCTCagcactgctcctcctcctgtccctgccCTTCTCACTACGATCACTGCGATGTCTGTGGGAGCTGTGGCTGCGGCTTCGCCGGCGAGCCTTGTGTGAGGATGAACGGCTACGCCTCCTTTTCCTACGAGGGGAGGAGGATCGCGAAGAACTGCGGGAAGATGccgaagaggaagaggaggaggaagaagaacggcggctgctgtggctggaggtggagcgggagctgctgctgtgaccgTTGGCTGGGGAGTCGCTGCTGCCTCGCCCTGATCGCTCCTTCCCTCTACCCGGGTGCTTACTCTCACTATCCTCCTTCTCACTACGGGACCTACGTCTTTCTACCAAGGGCTCCGCCTCCCTCtcttttacttcctgtttgtgtgggTTCTCTGGCTGGCCCTCATCATAttcccccttttctctgctCAATCTCTCCTTCAACATCTCTtctgtagaaaaagaaaaacaaagactgatttTAGCATTAGTTTGGATATTTTAACTCCTGGTCACACTGTGAGCATTTGTATGAATTTATGTTTTCACATCTTATTTCAAAAAAGTCTCAACATAACCCTTAGTTCACTACTCCAACTTGaatgcaaacagaaaagcaAGTTAAGAACACTACTAGTAAAAACTAAGCAGCAAGttctgaaaaaacatttctatcaAGTTTATTTTGGTTCAGTGTTGAAGCTCAACTTTCAGTCAGTTTGAGGGATCATAGTGCATTTCTGTCTAAATGCGCAGAGAAGTTACTGTGTTTTACCGCGTGCGAGCAGAGcctcttgtgcttgtttttcttgcatCTGCAGCATCTCCCGCTCTTTGCGGCGGAAGGCGTCCTGCTTCTCCCGGATGCGGTGGCGCAACTCCTCCTCGTCGGTGTCAGAGGATTCAGACCCACGCACGCTACGATCATCCTCATCCTCGCTCTCATCTGAACCATAGTCACCAAGCCCACCTGCCACAACAGAGCCCCCAATTGTTGAGTGTTGGAAAGGATGAAAATCCATTCTTACAACCAGGTTTCACTTAAAAAAGCCCTCAGTCCCAACCAAAGGTCCCAGTGAAAGGCACTTTATCCTGTATGACTTTATATTTCAAACTGATAAACCCCTTTAACAAACTAATGCATTTATCTCTTAGTGGTCAACTAATAGAAATATGTTGTATTCAAAGCATGCCTCTATCATCAAGGTGCAAAACTAAACCCAACTCAATTTCTGAGATTCCACTTCCATTTGAATCAATCTTTAAAACTGGATCATgtatttggttgttttgtctcgTGCCAACAGATTTTCCCACGTTGCTACATACAACCCGccattaaataaaatgtatattttccttccctcccccccAGTGACAGAAAAAGGGATACTCACTGAGACCAGTCAGAGAAGCCAGTGCACTTGACTGTGCCAGCTGTTTTGCAGGAGCTTTGATTCACATCAACAACAGGAACAACATGTTAAAACACATACTGCCATTTTCTCAAAGGCAAGAGAGTCGCTAGAGAAGGGGGGGTCACAGATCAAGCACTATTCACAAGAGCTGCCATTGgtaacaagagaaaaaaaaaattaaaaaatgaatggagaaaagagagaaggtTAACAAACAAAGTTCCATCACACAATCCAAGTCAAACAATTGGACCAATCTGTACTAATGCACAGTCTCTTCAATGGAGGAAGTCACTTGTATCTACAGGTGGATGCTGGTCACAGTCAGTGCTGAGACTTTATTCAGTCATATCATAGTCTTTCAGCAGGACCTTCAGTACGATGTACCAGAaggtttttaaataatgtttgtgataaacatggctctgctctctccttctgATGCATTAGCAGAGAATGGTTGAAACTGCACATCGGACATACTCCCATGTTTGCTGCTCAATCACCCTACTTTACAGGGCTTAATTGAGTTGAATTTAAAGAGATAATTATGCACAAAATGGATTCTCTTCAGATATAAAATTAATGTCTTGGTGAAAAGTATAGATGATGCATAAACTGGAAAAGACAAGAGCAGACCTCGAGTGGCTTTCCTGTGAGCCTCTTTGGCCACATGCTGGATCTCTTCATTAGTGACCTCAAGAAGAATCTCTGTTAGAAGAGTTTTTGTGATGATCATCTaaagatgtggaaaaaaaaatgtaattaaatattttcattaagtcttttttcaaaaataagatCAATTACATGCAGAAGAAACAATCTGAGTGGTCACACTGACCAGCTGGAATTCCTTTTCCTCTTCGGTCATTTCAGGTTCACTGTCCTCTGCTGGAGGCGATGGGCTCCGGCCAG includes:
- the pnisr gene encoding arginine/serine-rich protein PNISR isoform X2, with the translated sequence MMWDQGGQPWPQWPLSQQQWMQSFQHQQDPGQVDWAALAQAWIAQKESTGSEPPNIQPNGQDIPGLEPVGQSNHGAFQGDPAFGRMWQPEWGMHGQPPPPPPPDQAWIPPGSGPMDVVNPSEDSNSQDSGEFNSEAHHGVYPQNSHGYGAQPDSYAMAPMAMNQFDYQHGAASSFAPTPTGFHPPYWQGPPQNRRDTRPPGFRERPRSPIQLPVKQEAPAPLDAVKRRTLPAWIREGLEKMDREKQKKLERERMEKERAKIAKDDGKDHEADEEGDGPRVPRKSKFDSDDEGNDDDDEKTSVKKEFSGRSPSPPAEDSEPEMTEEEKEFQLMIITKTLLTEILLEVTNEEIQHVAKEAHRKATRAPAKQLAQSSALASLTGLSGLGDYGSDESEDEDDRSVRGSESSDTDEEELRHRIREKQDAFRRKEREMLQMQEKQAQEALLAREEMLKERLSREKGEYDEGQPENPHKQEVKEREAEPLVERRRSRSEKEDSESKHPGRGKERSGRGSSDSPANGHSSSSRSTSSHSSRRSSSSSSSSSASSRSSSRSSSPRRKRRRSRSSSHKARRRSRSHSSHRHRSDRSEKGRDRRRSSAERSGRHKKDRSDSREHRSRRSRSRSRERDRGRARARDSRSHSREREKEKEKERKRSRDGRDSSHSRSSKHKQKASSKDRERRRDRSHSHEKEKKKKDKARERETDRKKDKPKAKEKDREKEKGSSAVTEENGKSKKRKESDSCTDSQSDKHSRQDSKSSKKGSAKASRRRSDSDSSRSPTPEVSKEKKSKKSKRSRSRSTEKSHKSGKKASRKHKSKSRSRSTSPSRRSRR
- the pnisr gene encoding arginine/serine-rich protein PNISR isoform X1 — its product is MMWDQGGQPWPQWPLSQQQWMQSFQHQQDPGQVDWAALAQAWIAQKESTGSEPPNIQPNGQDIPGLEPVGQSNHGAFQGDPAFGRMWQPAEWGMHGQPPPPPPPDQAWIPPGSGPMDVVNPSEDSNSQDSGEFNSEAHHGVYPQNSHGYGAQPDSYAMAPMAMNQFDYQHGAASSFAPTPTGFHPPYWQGPPQNRRDTRPPGFRERPRSPIQLPVKQEAPAPLDAVKRRTLPAWIREGLEKMDREKQKKLERERMEKERAKIAKDDGKDHEADEEGDGPRVPRKSKFDSDDEGNDDDDEKTSVKKEFSGRSPSPPAEDSEPEMTEEEKEFQLMIITKTLLTEILLEVTNEEIQHVAKEAHRKATRAPAKQLAQSSALASLTGLSGLGDYGSDESEDEDDRSVRGSESSDTDEEELRHRIREKQDAFRRKEREMLQMQEKQAQEALLAREEMLKERLSREKGEYDEGQPENPHKQEVKEREAEPLVERRRSRSEKEDSESKHPGRGKERSGRGSSDSPANGHSSSSRSTSSHSSRRSSSSSSSSSASSRSSSRSSSPRRKRRRSRSSSHKARRRSRSHSSHRHRSDRSEKGRDRRRSSAERSGRHKKDRSDSREHRSRRSRSRSRERDRGRARARDSRSHSREREKEKEKERKRSRDGRDSSHSRSSKHKQKASSKDRERRRDRSHSHEKEKKKKDKARERETDRKKDKPKAKEKDREKEKGSSAVTEENGKSKKRKESDSCTDSQSDKHSRQDSKSSKKGSAKASRRRSDSDSSRSPTPEVSKEKKSKKSKRSRSRSTEKSHKSGKKASRKHKSKSRSRSTSPSRRSRR